A single window of Hymenobacter sp. APR13 DNA harbors:
- a CDS encoding helix-turn-helix domain-containing protein: MEAVRTVLEKAGYHPTEVTLGQALLEEDTPADLAAVAPLLREAGFDVLMGRAEQMTEQIKAALGEYLEHLRTARMPLTTSAFLTDRFAATYSHLSKVFSRTANLTIEKYLIRLKIERVKEMLSYGEMTLSEIADHMRYSSGQHLSNQFRQVTGYSVSEFRRELLPKRIALDQLA; this comes from the coding sequence GTGGAAGCCGTTCGTACCGTGCTCGAAAAAGCCGGCTACCACCCTACTGAAGTTACGCTGGGCCAGGCGCTGCTGGAAGAAGACACCCCGGCCGACCTCGCCGCCGTGGCTCCCTTGCTGCGCGAAGCTGGCTTCGACGTGCTGATGGGCCGGGCTGAACAAATGACCGAGCAAATCAAGGCCGCGCTGGGCGAGTACCTGGAGCATCTGCGCACAGCGCGCATGCCCCTCACCACCTCTGCCTTCCTCACCGACCGGTTTGCCGCCACGTATTCGCACCTGAGCAAGGTGTTTTCGCGCACGGCCAACCTCACGATTGAAAAGTACCTGATCCGTCTGAAAATTGAGCGCGTGAAGGAAATGCTGAGCTATGGCGAAATGACGCTCAGCGAAATTGCCGACCACATGCGCTACAGCTCCGGCCAGCACCTGAGCAACCAGTTCCGCCAAGTGACCGGCTACTCCGTGAGCGAATTCCGCCGCGAGCTGCTGCCCAAGCGCATCGCCCTCGACCAGCTGGCCTAG
- a CDS encoding response regulator translates to MEKLPHILLVDDDETTNFVNEILLTKLQVSTQVQIATSGEQALALLTQPPPYVPTLLLLDVAMPGMGGIAFLEAYSKLPQAQQDATVIVVLTTSMDSHDLSRINELPIAGLVSKPLNRDKIDTLLQLHFQRQLPEA, encoded by the coding sequence ATGGAAAAACTACCGCACATCCTACTGGTTGATGACGACGAAACCACCAATTTTGTCAACGAAATCCTGCTCACTAAGCTGCAGGTAAGCACCCAGGTCCAAATCGCGACGAGCGGCGAACAGGCGCTGGCTCTACTCACACAGCCCCCGCCCTACGTGCCTACGCTGCTGCTGCTTGATGTGGCCATGCCTGGCATGGGCGGTATTGCGTTTCTGGAAGCCTACAGCAAGCTCCCACAAGCCCAGCAGGACGCCACGGTCATTGTGGTGCTGACCACCTCCATGGATTCGCACGACCTGAGCCGCATCAACGAGCTGCCCATTGCCGGACTTGTCAGCAAGCCCCTGAATCGGGACAAAATTGACACGCTGCTTCAGCTGCATTTTCAGCGCCAACTGCCAGAGGCCTAG
- the uvrB gene encoding excinuclease ABC subunit UvrB: protein MKYQLTSEFQPTGDQPKAIAQLVQGVNNGEPAQVLLGATGTGKTFTMANVIAETGKPALVLCHNKTLAAQLYGEFKQFFPNNAVEYYISYYDYYQPEAYIASSDVFIEKDLAINQEIEKLRLHTTSTLLSGRRDVIVIASVSCIYGIGNPEEFSKNVIYLAPGLKYSRNNLLYQFVQILYSRTEMEFTRGTFRVKGDTVDVYPAYADHAYRLFFFGDEIEAIHKIDPQSGKKLADEKSVTLYPAQLFVTGKDTLNQAIKEIQFDLVQQHAYFEKEGRDSEAKRIMERTEFDLEMIRELGYCSGIENYSRYFDGRQPGTRPFCLLDYFPDDFLLVVDESHATMPQIRAMWGGDRSRKTALIEYGFRLPSAFDNRPLTFNEFESMYRQAVYVSATPADYELTQANGVVVEQIIRPTGLLDPEIDLRPSVNQIDDLLDEVDNRVKMGDRVLVTTLTKRMAEELQKYMERLGIKSSYVHSDVKTLDRVEILRQLRLGEIDVLIGVNLLREGLDLPEVSLVAILDADKEGFLRDQRSLIQTMGRAARNDRGKVIMYADRMTGSMQRAIDETNRRRATQLAYNQEHGITPRTVRKSREAIMEQTSLSDYRIQEGTAYVGPEADGGLAIAAEPVVAMMGRTDLEKLIKQTEKQMEAAAKDLDFLTAAKLRDELAALKQVLKTKRE from the coding sequence ATGAAGTATCAACTCACCTCGGAATTCCAGCCCACCGGCGACCAGCCCAAAGCCATTGCCCAACTGGTGCAGGGCGTGAACAACGGCGAGCCGGCGCAGGTGCTGCTGGGCGCCACCGGCACGGGCAAAACCTTCACCATGGCCAACGTCATTGCCGAGACCGGCAAGCCGGCCCTGGTGCTGTGCCACAACAAAACCCTGGCCGCCCAGCTCTACGGCGAGTTCAAGCAGTTCTTCCCCAACAACGCCGTCGAGTACTACATCAGCTACTACGACTACTACCAGCCCGAAGCCTACATTGCCAGCTCCGACGTCTTCATCGAGAAGGACCTGGCCATCAACCAGGAAATCGAGAAGCTGCGGCTGCACACCACGTCCACGCTGCTCTCGGGCCGCCGCGACGTGATTGTAATTGCCTCGGTGTCGTGCATCTACGGCATCGGCAACCCCGAGGAGTTCAGCAAAAACGTCATTTATCTGGCTCCCGGCCTGAAATACTCGCGCAACAACCTGCTCTACCAGTTTGTGCAGATCCTGTACTCGCGCACCGAAATGGAGTTCACGCGCGGCACGTTCCGGGTGAAAGGCGACACCGTGGACGTGTATCCGGCCTACGCCGACCACGCCTACCGGCTGTTCTTCTTCGGCGACGAAATCGAGGCCATCCACAAAATTGACCCGCAGAGCGGCAAGAAGCTGGCCGACGAGAAATCGGTGACCTTGTACCCGGCCCAATTGTTCGTGACCGGCAAAGACACGCTCAACCAGGCCATCAAGGAAATCCAGTTCGACCTCGTGCAGCAGCACGCCTACTTCGAGAAGGAGGGCCGCGACTCCGAAGCCAAGCGCATCATGGAGCGCACCGAGTTCGACCTGGAGATGATTCGGGAGCTGGGCTACTGCTCGGGCATTGAGAACTACTCGCGTTACTTCGACGGCCGCCAGCCCGGCACCCGGCCCTTCTGCCTGCTCGACTACTTCCCCGACGACTTCCTGCTGGTAGTAGACGAAAGCCACGCCACCATGCCCCAGATCCGGGCCATGTGGGGCGGCGACCGGAGCCGCAAAACGGCCCTCATCGAGTACGGCTTTCGCCTGCCATCGGCTTTCGACAACCGTCCGCTTACGTTCAACGAGTTTGAGAGCATGTACCGGCAGGCGGTGTACGTGAGTGCCACGCCCGCCGACTACGAGCTCACCCAGGCCAATGGCGTGGTGGTGGAGCAGATCATCCGGCCCACCGGCCTGCTCGACCCCGAAATCGACCTGCGGCCCAGCGTCAACCAGATCGACGACCTGCTGGACGAGGTGGACAACCGCGTGAAGATGGGCGACCGGGTGCTGGTGACGACCCTTACTAAGCGCATGGCCGAGGAACTGCAGAAGTACATGGAGCGCCTGGGTATTAAGTCCAGCTACGTGCACTCTGATGTGAAAACCCTGGACCGGGTGGAAATCCTGCGCCAGCTGCGCCTCGGCGAAATCGACGTGCTCATCGGCGTGAACCTGCTCCGTGAAGGCCTCGACCTGCCCGAAGTGAGCCTGGTAGCCATCTTGGATGCCGATAAGGAAGGCTTCCTGCGCGACCAGCGCAGCCTGATCCAGACCATGGGCCGCGCCGCCCGAAACGACCGGGGTAAGGTGATTATGTACGCCGACCGCATGACCGGCTCTATGCAGCGCGCCATCGACGAAACCAACCGCCGCCGCGCCACCCAGCTGGCCTACAACCAGGAACACGGCATCACGCCGCGCACCGTGCGCAAGAGCCGCGAGGCCATCATGGAGCAGACTTCGCTGTCGGACTACCGCATTCAGGAGGGCACGGCCTACGTGGGTCCCGAGGCCGACGGCGGACTGGCCATTGCCGCCGAGCCGGTAGTAGCCATGATGGGCCGCACCGACCTGGAAAAGCTCATCAAGCAAACCGAAAAGCAAATGGAAGCCGCCGCTAAGGACCTGGACTTCCTCACCGCCGCCAAGCTTCGCGACGAGTTGGCCGCCCTCAAGCAGGTGCTCAAAACAAAGCGCGAATAA
- a CDS encoding B12-binding domain-containing radical SAM protein, with protein MPTSSLRILLITPPLTQLNTPYPATAYIKGFLGARGYSVTQADLGLELVLKLFSKPGLTRVFDAIAAGSFSLSDNARRMLRLRQSYLSTIEPVVRFLQNKDNTLAPRICHSRFLPEASRFDNIADLETAFGTMGLTDQARHLATLYLEDLGDLIKETVGPQFGFSRYAEKLAMSATTFDALHEALQAPPNLLDQMLQELVDELVARVQPDVAGFTVPFPGNLYGALRLAGRIKQFSPHTRTLMGGGYPNTELRQIREPRFFDYIDYLTLDDGEGPWLRLLEYLNRKEERHAELAEASLPLANLSFGNEAVEMLRQAQHDSPREQTDVPEFHPLPFQRTFLRNAAGEVEYINQPFPDIPHPEVGTPDYSDLPLSEYLSVIEVLNPMHRLWSDGRWNKLTVAHGCYWKRCSFCDVTLDYISRYETAPSALLVDRIEQIIAQTGQTGFHFVDEAAPPLALRDLAIELLKRRVNITWWGNIRFEKTFTPDLCRLLAASGCIAVSGGLEVASDRLLALMEKGVTIAQVARVTDGFTQAGIMVHAYLMYGFPTETAQETVDSLEVVRQLFEAGIVQSGYWHRFSMTAHSPVGKNPAKYQVAATGPEPGPFAWNDLWHDDPTGTDHEQFGPGLAKALYNYLHGVALHEPLSFWFDFRVPKSTVPRQLIQKALQEPGKPDFAKQNQRLFWLGNAPELRQENIKKGPRAVLTFYEQAEDFEVSVPPALGPWLHALLTRLTTDYDTKVLLKEVTQSFPAGHSFERFLESAAWLTLREKGLLVL; from the coding sequence GTGCCTACTTCTTCGCTCCGCATCCTGCTCATTACGCCGCCGCTCACGCAGCTCAACACCCCCTACCCGGCCACGGCCTATATCAAGGGGTTTCTGGGCGCGCGCGGCTACAGCGTCACGCAGGCCGACCTGGGCCTGGAGCTGGTGCTAAAGCTGTTTTCGAAGCCGGGCCTGACGCGGGTGTTCGACGCCATTGCAGCCGGCTCATTTTCGCTTTCCGACAACGCCCGCCGGATGCTGCGTCTGCGCCAGAGCTACCTGAGCACCATCGAGCCGGTGGTGCGCTTTCTGCAGAACAAGGATAACACCCTCGCGCCCCGCATCTGCCACAGCCGCTTCCTGCCCGAAGCCAGCCGCTTCGACAACATCGCCGACCTGGAAACGGCCTTCGGCACCATGGGCCTCACCGACCAGGCCCGGCACCTGGCCACGCTCTACCTCGAAGACCTCGGCGACCTGATCAAGGAAACCGTAGGGCCGCAGTTCGGCTTTTCGCGCTACGCCGAGAAGCTGGCCATGTCGGCCACCACGTTTGATGCGCTGCACGAGGCGCTACAGGCCCCGCCCAACCTGCTCGACCAGATGCTGCAGGAGTTAGTAGATGAGTTGGTGGCGCGGGTGCAGCCTGATGTGGCCGGCTTCACGGTGCCCTTCCCCGGCAACCTCTACGGCGCCCTGCGGCTGGCCGGCCGCATCAAGCAGTTCAGCCCCCACACCCGCACCCTGATGGGCGGCGGCTACCCCAACACCGAGCTGCGCCAGATCCGGGAGCCGCGCTTCTTCGACTACATCGACTACCTGACGCTTGACGACGGCGAAGGCCCGTGGCTGCGGCTGCTGGAGTATTTGAACAGAAAAGAAGAACGTCATGCTGAGCTTGCCGAAGCATCTCTACCGCTGGCTAATCTATCGTTTGGCAACGAAGCGGTAGAGATGCTTCGGCAAGCTCAGCATGACAGTCCGAGAGAGCAGACGGACGTTCCGGAGTTCCATCCCCTACCCTTCCAGCGTACCTTCCTGCGCAATGCGGCTGGCGAGGTGGAGTACATCAACCAGCCGTTTCCGGATATTCCGCACCCCGAGGTGGGCACGCCGGACTATTCGGATTTGCCTCTAAGCGAGTATCTGTCGGTGATTGAGGTGCTGAACCCCATGCACCGGCTCTGGAGCGACGGGCGCTGGAACAAGCTCACGGTGGCGCACGGCTGCTACTGGAAGCGCTGCTCGTTCTGCGACGTGACGCTGGACTACATTTCGCGCTACGAAACTGCGCCCAGCGCCTTGCTGGTGGACAGAATCGAGCAGATCATTGCCCAAACCGGCCAGACCGGCTTCCACTTCGTGGATGAGGCCGCGCCGCCGCTGGCTTTGCGCGATTTGGCCATCGAGCTGCTCAAGCGCCGCGTGAACATTACGTGGTGGGGCAACATCCGCTTCGAGAAAACCTTCACGCCCGATCTGTGCCGCCTGCTGGCCGCCTCGGGTTGCATTGCGGTGAGCGGCGGCCTGGAAGTGGCTTCCGACCGCCTGCTGGCCCTTATGGAAAAGGGCGTCACCATTGCGCAGGTGGCCCGCGTCACGGACGGCTTCACGCAGGCCGGCATCATGGTGCACGCCTACCTGATGTATGGCTTCCCAACGGAAACCGCCCAGGAAACCGTGGACAGCCTGGAAGTGGTGCGGCAGCTGTTCGAGGCCGGCATTGTGCAGAGCGGCTACTGGCACCGGTTTTCGATGACGGCGCACTCGCCCGTAGGCAAGAACCCCGCGAAATACCAGGTGGCCGCCACCGGCCCCGAGCCCGGCCCCTTCGCCTGGAACGACCTCTGGCACGACGACCCCACCGGCACCGACCACGAGCAGTTCGGCCCCGGCCTGGCCAAGGCGCTCTACAACTACCTGCACGGCGTGGCCCTGCACGAGCCGCTTAGCTTCTGGTTTGATTTCCGGGTGCCTAAGTCCACGGTGCCGCGCCAGCTGATTCAGAAGGCACTGCAGGAGCCCGGCAAGCCGGATTTCGCCAAGCAGAATCAGCGGCTGTTCTGGCTGGGCAACGCGCCGGAGCTGCGGCAGGAAAACATCAAGAAAGGCCCGCGCGCGGTGCTCACCTTCTACGAGCAGGCCGAAGACTTCGAGGTGTCCGTACCGCCCGCCCTCGGCCCCTGGCTGCACGCCCTGCTCACCCGTCTCACCACCGACTACGACACCAAAGTGCTGCTAAAGGAAGTAACCCAGAGCTTCCCGGCCGGCCACTCGTTCGAGCGGTTTCTGGAGTCGGCGGCGTGGCTGACGTTGCGCGAGAAGGGGCTGCTAGTGCTGTAG
- a CDS encoding PAS domain-containing protein: protein MTYSLPDTVSSVDLLRDVLAVSLTGMNLLRPLYGPTGELDDFALEYLNPAAQRMTGLPEQPGGTTRTRFPDLFVNGTFEFYRQVFETGEAGVYHFNYQADGFDNYFHVAARRSGEMLVVSFTDTADQSRSPVEQALRESQAEALAARAEAEQQRQRFYEVLQQLPAQVATYHGPEHVYHFVNAAYQRYFSQPPRLLGHPIRQVLPEAEQQGILALMDQVYQTGEPHYAPEQELWLDFAGQGTPPQQVFINLLYHPLRDAHGHVTGLLDFSTDVTEQVLARRQVEQLNQELEARVQARTQQLEQARLAAERQRRQEEQLLWQAPAAICIFDGPEWVYQFVNPGYQAIFPGQPLLGRPLLAVFPELADQPLLDILRRVYDTGEPFQGTEVLVPLARTADGSLEDIYFDLTYLPRRNEQGEIDGFITYAYDVTERVRARQQAEADAQRLRLLTDALPVLIGYLDREERYRFTNEAYRAWFNQDPQALLGHAVRDIVGEAAYANVKPYIDRALAGERLDFESRMPYREGFVKYIRTSYVPDVQGGELRGFYTLVTDITEQVLARQQVEQINQELETHVQVRTQEAQEARAAAERQRGELERVFEQAPVAIAVYRGPRYVIELANATVARLWGRTQEQLIGKGLFEALPEVAGLGYEQLLDGVMATGVPYVAHAMEAQHERDGHLDTVYWDFVYVPLYAADGRIDGAMVVATEVTDQVLARRQMEQLNQELEARVLARTQELADNQRLLNQILAQVPAAITTLQGPEHRFTFANNRYQQLVDGRATVGRTVAEVLPEVAEQGFTELLDNVYHTAQTFEGKEIAVLLAQSGQPPVQHYLDFTYQPMPDEHGQTRGLLVFAVDVTEQVRTRRQAEAMQAQLLAVAQHQAAERLAFYQIFEQTPALVALLRSPGHRFEYVNPAYQALFPGRQLLGRDLAEAAPEAQAQGLVTRLDHVYETGETYDVKDVPFTTASADGQSAHTVYFTFTYQAYRENGQVAGISIFAFDVTAQVLARQQVQALNEALAASNQEMQVTNEELHDANTQLTRTNADLDTFVYAASHDLKAPIANIEGLLDALRDYLPSHEQEPMVPRLVGMMEGAIRRFQQTVAHLTDVARLQHSTGPITEEVDVADILEDVRLDLWALLESTHTELHLHVPACPGVRVPAKHLRSILFNLLSNAVKYRAPDRVPHVQVRAQCAAGRFVLAVQDNGLGLSAQQQGQLFTMFRRLHTHVEGSGVGLYLIKRMIELAGGTITVESQPGVGSTFTVTLPAA, encoded by the coding sequence GTGACGTATTCTCTACCTGACACTGTTTCTTCGGTCGACCTGCTTCGCGACGTACTGGCCGTCTCGTTGACTGGCATGAACCTGCTGCGGCCGCTCTACGGCCCTACGGGCGAGCTAGACGACTTCGCCCTGGAATACCTTAACCCGGCCGCGCAGCGCATGACCGGCCTGCCTGAGCAGCCCGGCGGCACGACCCGCACCCGCTTCCCCGACCTCTTCGTTAACGGCACATTTGAGTTTTACCGGCAGGTATTCGAGACGGGTGAGGCAGGTGTCTACCACTTCAACTACCAGGCCGACGGCTTCGACAACTACTTCCACGTGGCGGCCCGGCGCAGCGGGGAGATGCTGGTCGTCAGCTTCACCGACACGGCCGACCAATCCCGCAGCCCGGTGGAGCAGGCCTTGCGCGAAAGCCAGGCCGAGGCGCTGGCGGCCCGTGCCGAAGCCGAGCAGCAGCGCCAGCGCTTTTACGAGGTGCTGCAACAACTGCCCGCTCAGGTAGCAACCTACCACGGCCCCGAGCACGTGTATCACTTCGTTAATGCGGCCTACCAGCGTTATTTTTCCCAGCCGCCGCGGCTGCTGGGGCATCCTATTCGCCAGGTGTTGCCCGAGGCCGAGCAGCAGGGCATCCTGGCCCTGATGGACCAGGTGTACCAGACGGGTGAGCCCCACTACGCGCCCGAGCAGGAACTGTGGCTGGATTTCGCAGGCCAAGGGACACCCCCGCAACAAGTGTTTATTAACCTGCTGTATCATCCGTTGCGAGATGCCCACGGCCACGTCACCGGCCTGCTGGATTTTTCTACCGACGTAACAGAGCAGGTGCTGGCCCGCCGGCAGGTGGAGCAACTCAACCAGGAACTGGAGGCCCGCGTGCAGGCGCGCACCCAGCAGCTGGAACAAGCCCGCCTGGCCGCGGAGCGCCAGCGCCGGCAGGAGGAGCAGCTGCTCTGGCAGGCCCCGGCCGCCATCTGTATCTTCGACGGGCCGGAGTGGGTCTACCAGTTCGTCAATCCGGGCTACCAGGCCATATTTCCCGGCCAGCCGCTGCTGGGCCGGCCCTTGCTGGCGGTCTTTCCTGAGCTTGCAGACCAACCATTGCTCGACATTCTGCGCCGGGTATACGACACGGGGGAGCCGTTTCAGGGCACCGAAGTGCTGGTGCCGTTGGCCCGCACGGCCGATGGCTCCCTCGAAGACATCTATTTCGACCTGACCTACCTGCCCCGCCGAAACGAGCAGGGCGAGATTGACGGTTTCATCACCTATGCCTACGACGTAACGGAGCGGGTGCGCGCCCGCCAGCAGGCCGAAGCCGATGCCCAGCGGCTGCGCCTGCTCACCGACGCGCTGCCCGTGCTCATCGGCTACCTCGACCGGGAAGAGCGTTATCGGTTCACCAACGAGGCGTACCGCGCCTGGTTCAACCAAGACCCTCAAGCCCTGCTGGGGCACGCCGTGCGCGATATTGTCGGCGAGGCCGCGTATGCCAACGTCAAGCCCTACATTGACCGCGCCCTGGCCGGTGAGCGGCTCGATTTCGAGTCGCGCATGCCCTACCGGGAGGGCTTCGTCAAGTACATCCGCACCAGCTACGTGCCCGATGTGCAGGGCGGCGAATTGCGGGGCTTTTACACGCTGGTCACCGACATTACCGAGCAGGTGCTGGCCCGTCAGCAGGTCGAGCAGATCAACCAGGAGCTGGAAACCCACGTGCAGGTGCGCACCCAGGAAGCCCAGGAGGCCCGGGCCGCGGCTGAGCGCCAGCGTGGGGAGCTGGAGCGGGTCTTCGAGCAAGCCCCGGTCGCCATTGCCGTGTACCGGGGGCCGCGCTACGTCATTGAGCTGGCCAACGCCACAGTGGCCCGGCTCTGGGGGCGCACCCAGGAGCAGCTCATCGGCAAAGGTCTGTTTGAGGCCTTGCCTGAAGTAGCCGGGCTGGGCTACGAGCAACTGCTTGACGGGGTGATGGCCACCGGCGTGCCCTACGTTGCCCACGCCATGGAAGCCCAGCACGAGCGGGATGGACACCTGGATACCGTTTACTGGGACTTTGTTTACGTGCCCCTGTATGCGGCCGATGGTCGAATTGACGGGGCTATGGTGGTGGCCACCGAAGTTACGGACCAGGTGCTGGCCCGCCGGCAGATGGAGCAGCTCAACCAGGAGCTAGAGGCCCGCGTGTTGGCCCGCACCCAGGAGCTGGCCGACAACCAGCGGCTGCTCAACCAGATTTTGGCGCAAGTGCCCGCCGCCATTACCACGCTACAAGGGCCAGAGCACCGTTTCACGTTCGCCAATAACCGCTATCAGCAGCTGGTGGATGGCCGCGCCACCGTGGGCCGGACGGTGGCGGAAGTACTGCCCGAGGTGGCCGAACAAGGCTTCACCGAGCTGCTAGACAACGTGTACCACACCGCCCAGACATTTGAGGGCAAGGAAATAGCCGTGCTGCTGGCTCAGTCCGGCCAGCCGCCCGTGCAGCACTACCTCGACTTCACCTACCAGCCCATGCCCGACGAGCACGGCCAGACCCGGGGCCTGCTGGTATTTGCCGTGGATGTGACCGAGCAGGTGCGTACCCGTCGGCAGGCCGAGGCCATGCAGGCGCAATTGCTGGCCGTCGCCCAGCACCAGGCGGCCGAGCGCCTAGCCTTTTACCAGATATTTGAGCAAACCCCGGCGCTCGTGGCGTTGCTGCGCAGTCCCGGCCACCGCTTCGAATACGTCAACCCTGCCTACCAAGCGCTGTTTCCGGGCCGCCAACTGCTGGGCCGCGACCTGGCCGAGGCCGCACCCGAAGCCCAAGCGCAAGGCTTAGTCACCCGGCTGGACCACGTTTATGAAACGGGTGAAACCTACGATGTGAAGGATGTACCCTTCACCACGGCATCCGCCGATGGCCAGTCGGCACACACGGTCTACTTCACCTTCACCTACCAGGCCTACCGCGAAAACGGCCAGGTAGCGGGCATTTCCATCTTCGCCTTTGATGTCACGGCCCAGGTGCTGGCCCGGCAGCAGGTGCAGGCGCTCAACGAAGCGCTGGCCGCCAGCAACCAGGAAATGCAGGTAACCAACGAGGAGTTGCATGACGCCAACACCCAGCTCACGCGCACCAACGCCGACCTCGATACGTTTGTATACGCTGCCTCGCACGACTTGAAAGCGCCCATTGCCAACATTGAAGGCCTGCTCGATGCCTTGCGGGACTACCTGCCCTCGCACGAGCAGGAGCCGATGGTGCCGCGCTTGGTGGGCATGATGGAAGGGGCCATCCGGCGCTTTCAGCAGACGGTGGCCCACCTCACCGATGTGGCGCGCCTGCAGCACAGCACGGGGCCGATAACCGAGGAGGTGGACGTGGCCGACATTCTGGAAGATGTGCGCCTGGACCTGTGGGCCCTGCTGGAAAGCACGCATACCGAGCTGCACCTGCACGTGCCCGCCTGCCCCGGTGTGCGCGTGCCCGCTAAGCACCTGCGCAGCATTCTCTTCAATCTGCTCAGCAATGCAGTCAAGTACCGCGCCCCTGACCGCGTGCCGCACGTGCAGGTGCGGGCGCAGTGCGCGGCGGGCCGTTTCGTGCTCGCTGTGCAGGACAACGGCTTGGGCTTGAGCGCGCAGCAGCAGGGGCAGCTGTTCACCATGTTTCGGCGGCTGCACACGCACGTTGAAGGCTCGGGCGTGGGCCTCTACCTGATTAAGCGCATGATTGAGCTGGCCGGGGGCACCATTACTGTCGAGAGTCAGCCCGGCGTCGGTTCTACTTTCACCGTGACTCTGCCCGCAGCCTAG
- a CDS encoding GNAT family N-acetyltransferase, with protein sequence MSSPLTITVAKRTAEAAAQLASLGRQTFHDTFAAANDPADMASYLDATFSPELQLAELNDPDTIFLLARMQQQLVGYAKLRLHSTLGQVEGKVPEERLEIERLYVLEDWTGTGLGAALMRRAIEEAREQKCRAVVLGVWEKNDRALEFYRRFGFKAAGQHEFRLGNDVQNDLILRKGL encoded by the coding sequence ATGTCTTCGCCGCTTACCATCACCGTTGCCAAACGCACTGCCGAGGCTGCCGCCCAGCTCGCCAGCCTGGGCCGCCAGACCTTCCACGACACCTTCGCCGCCGCCAACGACCCCGCCGATATGGCGTCTTACCTGGATGCTACCTTCAGCCCCGAGCTGCAGTTGGCCGAGCTGAACGACCCCGATACCATCTTCCTGCTGGCCCGCATGCAGCAGCAGCTGGTAGGCTATGCCAAGCTGCGCCTGCACTCCACGCTGGGGCAGGTGGAAGGCAAAGTGCCGGAAGAGCGCCTGGAGATTGAGCGCCTCTACGTGCTGGAAGACTGGACCGGCACCGGCCTGGGCGCCGCCCTGATGCGCCGCGCCATCGAGGAAGCCCGCGAGCAGAAGTGCCGCGCCGTGGTGCTGGGCGTGTGGGAAAAGAACGACCGGGCGCTGGAGTTCTACCGCCGTTTCGGCTTCAAGGCCGCCGGCCAGCACGAATTCCGGCTCGGTAACGACGTGCAGAACGACCTGATTCTGCGCAAAGGCCTGTAA
- a CDS encoding Fur family transcriptional regulator, producing MTSPDRLAQTLSKHGLRQTPVRKAVLQVLSEATYALSGGEIEQLLPPDTDRITLYRTLKSFEESGLIHRVIDASDIIRYASCSIECSAQAHFDNHVHFKCTACQHIFCLNQVAIPAVTLPAKFEAQTRDYLLSGTCRECQPS from the coding sequence ATGACCTCCCCCGACCGCCTTGCCCAGACGTTAAGCAAACACGGCCTTCGCCAGACCCCCGTGCGCAAAGCGGTGCTACAGGTGCTCTCGGAGGCTACGTACGCGCTGTCCGGCGGGGAAATCGAGCAGCTGCTGCCCCCCGATACCGACCGTATCACGCTCTACCGGACGCTGAAGTCGTTCGAGGAAAGCGGCCTGATTCACCGCGTGATTGACGCTTCCGACATCATCCGGTATGCTTCCTGCTCCATTGAGTGCAGCGCCCAGGCCCACTTCGACAACCACGTGCACTTCAAGTGCACGGCCTGCCAGCACATCTTCTGCCTCAACCAAGTGGCCATTCCGGCCGTGACGCTGCCAGCCAAGTTCGAGGCCCAGACCCGCGACTATCTGCTGTCCGGCACCTGCCGCGAGTGCCAGCCTTCCTAA